ATATGTGGAAAACGTGGTTGAGACACAATCTGCAGACTTTGGTGATTGTCTTACAGATTCCCTCAGAGATACTCGTCATCGGGAAGAGTTTCAAGCTGTCAGCTCTTCTTGGGATGCTGAGCATTGTGCGTGAGCCTCTGACGCGTTTGCTTCACAAGGACTTGAGTCCTTATTGTCATCTAGTCATCCCAAGTATATGTGCAAGATAGGTTAATGCCAGTGACTTCACTAAACGCATATTTCAATTGGTGTCGTGACTAGGATTCGACCATTGCCATTGTTATCACGGGAGACGCGCTCGTAGCCGCCAGTGGAGGAAGCGGGGCTGTTCGTGGACGTAGAGGAGTAGTGCGCCGTCACTGGCTCCATGACAATACCTCCTTTAGCTACCCCGCACACTGGGGACAAGCTCTGTTGCTTCAAACGGTCCACCAGCTCATCTTCTTCCGAGGAAGAAGAGCTAAGCTCTGCCTGACGGCCATTCATCACTGTGTTGCCGTTACCGCCCGAGACATGGGTCGTGTTGCCGTTCTCCGTGTCGAGCATCCAGCAGTGGTTGAAGTAGCTAAAGACCTCTTTGACAGAGCATCGGCGGTCCTGCTCGATGGACAGCAGGCAGCGGAACATGCAGAGTGCGTCGTCAGTGAAACGCCGCCACTGGGAAGGCACCGCACTGGTTCGCCTCCGCCGATGCTGCCAGCGCACAAACTCCTCGTAGAAGGCGTCGGACGGGAGTGCTTTTTCCCAGGGGAAATTCCCAGTGAGCATGCAGAACAGAAGCACGCCGAAGGCCCACACGTCTGTGCTGTAGTCTACACACAGGCCCTCTTGCCGACTTGGGTCGCACAGTTCTGGAGCCGTGTACGGGATGGTTCCGCTCACCCGCTTCACTGGAGAGCCAGCGCATCGCGTCATGCCAAAGTCTGACAGTTTCACCTTCCGGCACTCCTTGTCAAAGATGAGGACGTTCTCCGGCTTGATGTCACGATGCACCAGCTTCTTGCAGTGCAGGTAATCCAGTGCAATCGCCACCTGGTGCACACACCGCTTGGCGACGTTCTCTGGCAACCCAACCTACGCACAGGAAGAATACGGAATTAGACGCTACAATGAAATACCATGTGGTTACATAATGGTTGCTATCATAATTCTCACAGACAGCCAAATCTGAAGCATAATGAGTGCCTGCAATAGAAAACCTGATCACCATAAAAAAGGCATTCTGTAATGCAGCAACAGGTTTGCAGGGAACATAAAGTCCTTAGTTATTTCTGTGTGATGAACACAGTGCACATCCTCAACTGAATACGCTGCTCCTCTCAGGCACTCACTGAACAGAACACATGGTGTGTTAGCAGTGGGAA
The Labeo rohita strain BAU-BD-2019 unplaced genomic scaffold, IGBB_LRoh.1.0 scaffold_63, whole genome shotgun sequence genome window above contains:
- the unm_sa1261 gene encoding serine/threonine-protein kinase SBK1, whose product is MSSSPHMSRSSIDILEELQLITAENLEKLDFNKYYEVIRELGKGTYGKVDLVIHKIRGTKMALKFLRKKTTKLKSFLREYSISLYLSPCPFIINMYGIAFETDEYYIFAQEYALAGDLFDIIPPQVGLPENVAKRCVHQVAIALDYLHCKKLVHRDIKPENVLIFDKECRKVKLSDFGMTRCAGSPVKRVSGTIPYTAPELCDPSRQEGLCVDYSTDVWAFGVLLFCMLTGNFPWEKALPSDAFYEEFVRWQHRRRRTSAVPSQWRRFTDDALCMFRCLLSIEQDRRCSVKEVFSYFNHCWMLDTENGNTTHVSGGNGNTVMNGRQAELSSSSSEEDELVDRLKQQSLSPVCGVAKGGIVMEPVTAHYSSTSTNSPASSTGGYERVSRDNNGNGRILVTTPIEICV